GCACCAGCTCCAGGACATCTATTATGCCGAGCAGCAACTGACCAAGGCGCTGCCGAAAATGGCAAGCAAGGCCACCGATCCGCAGCTAAAACAGGGCTTTTTGACGCACCTCGAGGAAACCAAGCAGCACGTCGCTCGGCTCGAGGAGGTCTTCAAGATGCATGGCGTTCCCGTGAAGGCGGTCGACTGCCCGGCGATCGACGGCATCATCGAGGAAGCCGACGAGACCGCCGGCGAGGTCGCGGACAAGGCGGTGCTCGATGCCGCGCTGATCAACGCGGCGCAGGCCGCCGAACATTATGAGATCGTACGCTACGGCAGCCTGATCGCATGGGCCAGGCAGCTCGGCCGCAACGACTGCGCCAGTGTGCTCGCCAAGACGCTCGAGGAAGAGAAGGCGACCGACATGAAGCTGACGAAACTCGCCGAGAGCAAGGTGAACCTGCGTGCGGCGAGCTAAGCTGGCTTGACGGGAATGGCGCCGCGCGGTCATCCGCGCGGCGCTTGCATGCCTGCACCGCATTCCGTCG
The nucleotide sequence above comes from Bradyrhizobium sp. NDS-1. Encoded proteins:
- a CDS encoding ferritin-like domain-containing protein, with amino-acid sequence MGLFTKDIKTMNDLFVHQLQDIYYAEQQLTKALPKMASKATDPQLKQGFLTHLEETKQHVARLEEVFKMHGVPVKAVDCPAIDGIIEEADETAGEVADKAVLDAALINAAQAAEHYEIVRYGSLIAWARQLGRNDCASVLAKTLEEEKATDMKLTKLAESKVNLRAAS